The window AAAGTTGACCCTACTTATTGCGAGAGGCTGCTCACTCGATACAACCGATGCTCAATGAATATGAACACTTCATTGGAGCTTTTATCGTATGATGGATGGGGGTGCAGATTTCGATGGGCTTAGCATTATGTGATCTGGTAAGAAGTGAATAACTTTGTTGTGCTTCTCCATGTGCCAATCTCCTGCCTTTTAAGCTCTTCCTTTGGTTTGAGTGTATTACTGTTTTCTCTTTCAAGTTTGGTTGTTCATCTTAGTGAGGTTTGACACAGTATGGGGTTTCAGGGTCTAGTTGCTGGTTTTTGTATTGATTGTATAGATTGGAGGAAATGAAGAAGATTGATGTAGGTACTGATTgcccttttcctttttttgttcgTCACACGCGTCGTTCTGCAGTGTCAGTTAAAATCACAAGCATTTGCTTTGTTGAAGCCCAATTCAGTTCAGTAGACAACTAATTATGTATGGAACAGTGCCTGTAAGATCAAAACTTCATTGCATGCTCATTGTAATCCAAAGTTGTTCTATTCCTTGGACCACTTAAACCAGTTATGAGCCTGTGttcttttgtttgtaaaaaaaatcttttgttccttaaaaaacaacaaaagaaaaagaaaggtcaCTACTTAACTATTACAAGGATTGAGATGTAGTTAGAAGTGGAGATTGGAACTTTTTGAAATGGATACAGAAGTGaagttttttttacttatatttgATTTATGCATTTGAGTATTTGATTATTTAGTCTCACAATGAATGGTTTGACTTCTGACCTTGATAACTCTATGAGTTGTTATTAACATGGTATTGCcctttcaaaattttcattaatgtAAGTGaatgtaaatatatacatatattaggaTTATTATATTATCTCTAATATTCTTAAGCTTTAAAAGAAGTCAATGCCAATTAAAATTTCAACTACTCTCATCATTAAATTTGTGTCTAATAAAGGTATACCCAATGAAGAAGAACCTCAATTATTGGTCACCATTAAATAGCAATCTATGATCATTAGTATTCTAATTAGAAACTTCCCCATCAATCTACTTATCAAAGAAAGATACATTAGGAAGCAAAGAAAGAGAAAGTCTAAGATGTAGGCCACCTACCTGTGCCGAATTGATTCGGCTCAGCCACTTGGTTGGATGCTGACGGATCTCATCATCAAGCTTAATGTCACTTTGTTAAGCGAAACATCCTTGTCGGATTTGCTGGCCCATTTCGGTGCGGAGCTTGTGGATCCAAAACAAAGGATCCGCACTCAATACTCTTGAGTATTGGGTCGGATATTTGGGTTATCGGATCCGCGAACGTGGGTGTGGGAGTATGCGGCAATTCTACTCCTTTATAGGAAGTGAGGAAAGGGAAAGCGAGCCCGAAAAAAGTAGTCGGCGATGTCGCTATTTTGCTTCCTCTTTTCGAACGCTTCCATCATTCCAACGGGCGTCCTGTGTGCCGACATTTTGCTTTTTACTCCTTACCGAATGAATCATTTATGCATCGGTCCAATTAGATCTGCAATTTGAGTGGGATCAGATGATGAAagatattaattattataaataaagaatTAGAAAAGGCAGTTTTTGCTGAACAGATTCCGTTCTGCCTGATgttatttctatccaaatctaaCTAATAACCCTAAAATTAAGATTACTATTCATATTTTTCGAAATAGTAAGGGCTTTTATGAAAACAATCCCATAAAGAACTGCTTTACAACAAACCCCTCAAACAAGCCCAAAATTAGAATGCTTCACGCACAAATATAAAAGAGGGTGAAGAGGAAGAACCAAAGGAGTTCGGTTTCTTTCTCGTTCCACCCCCCTGCGTTGGGCGTCGCCATTGCTCGCCGTCCTTCCTCCTCCGTTGGGGTTTTCTTACACAGATCTAGATTTTGGGTTTCTTCTGGTCTGGGTGGGGGTCGGAGATCACATGGAGCAGCGGTCGTTGATCTACAGCTTCGTCGCCCGGGGTACGGCCATCCTGGCGGAGTACACCGAGTTCACAGGGAACTTCACTACCATCGCCTCCCAGTGCCTCCAGAAGCTCCCCGCCACCAACAACAAGTTCACCTACAACTGCGATGGCCACACCTTCAATTACCTCGTCGACGATGGCTTCAGTGAGCCTCCCGTTCCGATCCCTCCTCTGTCCCTCTGGCTGCGTTCTTGCCTTGTGTGATCGGTTCTTATTTCGCTCTTGCGTGGGTTGATCGGTGCATTTGGCGTGGGGGAAATGTTGGTTCGGTTAGTTTTCGTGTTTGCTTTGTAGTGAGATTTTGTTGATCGGCAACGGTTTTTGAGGTGCTATGGGATTCCTTTGCTGTTTGCATTATTTTGGAGTTCTGGGAAGACAGATTCCATCTATGTGCTGCGTTTTGGGTTGATTCGGGTAGAATTTTTGGAACCAGAACAGTGTTAGAAAAAGAAGATGGTCGCTCTTAGAGAACTGTAATGTATAGTGGGTTTTGGCTGCTTGTGTATTATGTGCTTCAGAAGCAATTTATTTAGTTTGGAGGGAAAGAAAAGGTTGAGTTGTTATATGCTAATAGAGCGGAAGATAAGAGTACCAGGCagttagaaaagatcaagatgaaAGGTTTGCTTGAATGTACATGCTCTTTTCATTTTAGGCATCTCATTTACATCAATCATGCTAATTCAGATACCAGACTAaaatcattattttgcaaaattTTGATGTGTTTTGACTATTATCATCTCGTAAGATATTAACTGACATTATTGCTAACATTCTCACAGATGAAAAGGTATGTTGAACAAAGGCTtctgtttttcctttttcttgatggCACTCAAGTTGCTTGATTCTCTCATGCGTGGAACTGAAACCTGCTGTTCTCTCGTATAAACATCATAGTTTAGCTGAATAAAGGTGTTTATCCTGCATATGTATATTTTTCAGTTATATTAACCATTTGGAATCTCTGTCTCTTGAGCTGTTTCTCTGGAAATTGACAGTTTATTCTCTTTCTGACACTCATTAAGATCGTTTTCTTAGCAATCGATGTGGTTGGTGTATTTTATATGTAAGATGAATCATATGTTTCAAATCTTTGGACATGCCTTTCTTTGCCGATATACATAGGAACAATTTTAGTGATTTACTAAACTGTACATGTTTGTTAGTTGCTGAAGCTTATAACTAAATAGTTAAATCCAACTTTAGTATTTAGTtatacttttgttagcatatatggaaATAGTTGGCATATTAATATGCttcaattattcaaccatttATTGCCATTTATTATTGGAGAAGGTAGTGAAGCCCTCTTATCTGCTGTTTCTGTTTTTGGCTCATACAAATAATTGAGATTTACTTTTTTGTCTCTTGGAATCTGTTTGTGTTTGCTGTAGTAGTTACTTGTATGAAAATGATTTATTCTGAAACAAAAAAGAATTGTTGAGTTCATTCATCAATCATCATATTACCCATTCCCAAGAATTCATGAATAGCTATTTTTGTTGCTCCCTTGTTGTCTCAAGCAAATACAGCTGATTATTTGTTGCTTCAGGAAGTATAGGTAGCTTCTTTGTGGGCTAGGGATGTGTTTGGCAAATGCTGATCTACACAAGAAGTTTGCAGTGGTACTTTAAGTGTCTTAGGGGATTGGTTAATATGTCAATTTTGCTGCAATAGGATCTTGGTTATGCAAAATATtaatgtgtttggaatattattaTCATGTAAATTATCAAGGACGTTATTGCAACATGATATGCGGGTTGATATCTTGATCAGAATGTTCAGGATCTTAAAGTTTAGCTGCTACAGACTGTTGCATAGTAACTTGATTTAAATACTATTTTCTATTGAGGTGCATAAGGCATCTTTACTTAAAATTTCTCATGCCTTGACCGATTAACAGAAATTTCACTGCAGGAGGAGCAATATGTGTTTCTATTTTAGTAATCTGAAGTCTTATGTCTTTTGGCTATCTTGTCTTGGGACTTTGTGGAACAGACCAGGCGATTTCCAGTAATTTGCTCAATGTTCATATATCTGGCAGGTGCCTTTGTACATATTTTCCATGCTCCCATCACTAATTTGGTGAAATATGTGGGGCTAAGTTTGTTAGGTTTGTTGGAACAGGTCACTTTCTAATGTTTCATGGGGCTAATTGTTGTTGGCTTGTTAAATCTTCCAAGAGATGTTGCTTCTTTTTATGTTTGCATATGTTTATCAGTTGCAATTTCTGAGACTGGTTTTGTAGTAGGAGCTGAAATCAGACATCAATTTTGCAGCATATGGGGTCGTTGCTGCTGAGTCGTTTGGCAGGCAAGTTCCCATTGCCTTCCTAGAGAGAGTTAAGGAGGACTTCAGTAAACGATATGGAGGAGGAAAAGCTGCAACAGCTGCAGCCAATAGTCTAACCCGAGAGTTTGGGTACCTTTTTCCTGCATCCAACTAGTTGTTGGCATTTTATTCCAGCATAGTTAATTGTGTAGTTTCACTTACATGTCAGGTCAAAGCTTAAAGAGCACATGCAATATTGTGTGGACCACCCTGAGGAAATAAGCAAGCTGGCCAAAGTGCAAGCTCAGGTTTCTGAAGTAAAAGGGGTCATGATGGAAAATATCGAGAAGGTGCATAATTTTTTTCTGTTAAATTGTCCTAACATGTTACATTTATTCGAAGTTGTCATGTTGCTAATGTCTAAAATTATAATTGCTGTTCCTGCTGATTTTAGGTTCTTGATCGTGGGGAGAAAATTGAGTTGCTTGTTGACAAAACAGAAAACCTCCACTCCCAGGTGTGCAATGCATATTTGCCATATCGGCAGAGTTAGTAGGCAGCAATAGACGACGTTCATAGTTTATTTGGGGAATGATAACCTCTATTCTTTTTTCCGTTCCCATCTCCATCTTATTTTAAATATGCTGCTAGTCTTGCTTTTTGATGGTTTTAATTCTAATTGATCTTTGATGTATGGGATTTCAGGCTCAAGATTTCAGGCAGCAGGGAACAAAGATGAGAAGGAAAATGTGGCTACAGAATATGAAGATAAAACTTATTGTCTTGGGCATCATCATCGCACTAATCCTCATCATTATCTTGTCTGTTTGCCATGGCTTCAAATGCTAGTATGGATGAATATGATACCACCCACACTTCATCCCCTATGATATATCAGAACTGGTGCTTCCAAGTATATGGATTgcgttgttgatgacatatggttTATCTGTCCCGATACTTTTTACGAATATTATCACATCACATCTCTTAGCTTACGGGATGGTTGGATTTGACGTTGTACGTTTGATAATTGTGCGGGTGGGTGTTGTCTGAACATTACTCTTTCTTGCTCTCCGAGTTAAATTATGGTTGTGTAGTAATTTGTGAGATGCATTTCCTTACGATTGCTTTTGCCGTTTGCTTTCGATGCTAAGATACGAGAGTGCACTATGCTGAGTAATTGTCGTTTTGTCACGGTTTGATTATAGAGTATTTTACCTACGAAAGTATTTACTATCGGACTTTTATCAAACAGTGCTCTCTAATTGGTTTTTCTTTGGAGATTTTCTATCAAATGTTCCTGCGCCTTCCACCAGTTGCCTTCGTTCGATGTTGCCTCCATCATCATCACCCCCTACTTTCACCATGAGCAGTGCCCCACCTCCTCCCTTGTTGCTTGTCCTTTCTCATGGCCTTTGTGTAGTGTCGCCCACAAGCGACAACATTCATCCAGGAGGATGTGGCTACCTCTCCATTGTCTTCGTCGTGAGTTACCTTCTTGGTCGCTTTCGTTTTATTTTtgacgagaggaggaggaggagggggaagagAAGGAATAGGAAAAAGAGGAGGTGATCATAAGTGGACCAATGACGGTCTAGGGTGAAGACGACAGCAAGTAAAAGACAAAGgggtatttttttttatcaagttgATGAAAAAAGGGTAGTctcagaaaaataataataataataaattaagggGCATCATTTGATAAAAGCTCAATAGTAAAAGCTTTTCTTGGTAAAATACTCTTGACTATTCATGACAAacctaaaatatattaatataacaTGTAAGCATATTAAAATATTAGGAGtattaaaactatctttttactcTATATGTACCCCTCTaattaaatgataaaactttaatAAGCGATGTGAATAATGGAATTgatgcattattattattattattattattattattaattatttttatccttATATATATGGTGTCTATAGCGTATGAATGAATTATAATtggttaaaaaaaatattctattcGTTCTCTCTCATCAATCATTAAAAACTTATCATTTCTCATCGAGCATCTCGATCCATCctcttatatttataaatataaatatttgatccCTCTACTCAGGTAAAAATGTTTGACTTATTCGATCTGATCATGTTagtcaagcaaaaaaaaaaaaaaaacatcatactCGTTAGTGAAATGATCAATATATTTGATATCttttaatcaaataaaatattgttGCCATGATGAATCTTGTCACTTAATCATAGCTTCGAACAAAATATACCCTTCACTTATGATATGAGCATGAAAGCAACTAATGCATTCTAACTAAACAAAGTATCTTCCCATTCATCCACTTAGCACAAAAGGCAAATATATGAGCTAATCATACAAAGTATCTACTTATATGTGATTCAATATTTAATCAAGATACAAGTATCAAAACGTCTAATATATCACTACCGAGTAATACATTTCCCTTAACATAATAAATCTCTCCAACACACAGCATTAAGGTGCTTGTTGCACCCTAATTGAGTAGAGTATCTTACCCTTGCAAAGACAAAGGCATTAAGATGCACCCAAAGCATCATAACTGAAGCGTGTGATACATCCACCTTAACCTTAATATAACTATGCACCCAATTTTTCCATTTTGAaagcagatatatatatatatatatattatccatGGGCATGGACCATCAATCTGCACGAGTAAAATTATCTGCATGCATGAACACCATCACATGCGTGCATGGACAGATTATATGCTTGCATTGATCGAAAATACATATCAAAAGACGTACATAATGGTACCAAAATACGGACCCATCAATAATAATACCAGCAAAAGAAAGACCGACAGTTGCACCATTATAACTCCTACACTAATTTCCACCTCCAATTTACCCAAAACATTATTAATAATCTGACCATTGCAATAAAATCAACTCACAAATTAGGTAAAATCCACAAATTATATCTGCCAATTTACATTTAGTTTGACACTGCTTTTTCCCACATCCAATTTCAAACCGATTTATTGTTACTGCcaacatcaatttatatattattatacaaTTTGCTAGCCTTCTTATAAATACCAAAATAGAAGAGAGAGCACAACAATTCTCAGCAAGCTATCCGATCTCTGAAGGCGGAGATCTCCTCAAAAATGGGCAGCCTCTTTGACCTCGAAGGCACCCACTCGTTCAACACCAGCTCGATTCTCTCCATGATCTCGTCTTCTATACCGAGCCCAACCTCCGACGTCGATGTCGCTGGCCGGACCTCAATCTCGCGCAGCagctcttctgccttgttcttcgAACTCGTCCCGTCACCCGCGGCCGAGAAGCGGCCGTGAGTGACATCCTCGAGCGCTCGCCGAGCCTCGTCGAGTCTGCCTTGCTTCATGAGGCACAGCCCGAGGTTGCAGGCCTTGTTGGCGTCAGGCTCGATCATCTGAGCCTTGCGGTAGACCACCTCGGCGGCGGCGTAGTTGTTCTGCTGCATGTATGCCCAGCCTAGATTTCCCTGTACCCACCCAGATGCAAACATCAGTGATCCGATGCGACCCACTGGGAGTAGCAGTGGAAGGTAGAAGGTGTTCGACCAGGATGCGAGCAGTCTCTCGCTTAATGGAGATCTGGAACTTCTTGCCGTGAGAACGTGCTGTTTTGGTCGCCTTCCCGTTGAAGGCCTCACCCATGTGTATCATGCGGAGCTTCTGCTTCAGCAGCTCGATCTGCTCCTCTACCATCCCACATTTCTGACCACCAAGATGTTGCGCCGCAATTAACACCAGAATTTTAGTCGCACTACATCTACAACTTGTGATCGTTCGCCGTACCTTGTAGAGATCGATGAGGAGGTTGTCGAGGGATTCCTGCGCTTGCTTGGAGCAGAGGTGCCTGAAGGATCTGATGGCTTCGACTGCTTCTTCGGCTCGATCCTGCTGTTTCATCACCACCGCCATGTCCTTGAGAGCACTGTCCACCCTATCCCTGCCATTTATCGCCTTCCAGAACCATAAAATTGCAGCTTCCGGATCCTTCTCCACCAACTGTTGCATTTTTGTGTAGGATTCCCAATCAATTATCACTTGGATGATAGTTAATTAGTAGGATAAGTAGATATCTATGCATCATGCACTGCGCCATGCATGAGCAAAATGAGCTCACCGACAAAACAACACTGGTGAGCTGCAGTAGCTGAGAGAACGAACAGGCGAAGCAGAATAAGCATCATGACAGATCAATCGATTTCATTATGTGAAATATTAAATCGATTTATGTCGAAATTGTTTcccaaatgatcatcacatatacAATCCTGAACGGATAAAACCACCCACCAATCTATGATAATAAGATAAGGTCAGTGATGCAGCATCAAATGAGCCTCCTCACTGGATATTCTCAGACGATCTACTGCAGAAAAGAGAGATGGACAGATCTGTAAACTGGTACTTGTGTTTCCTTCCCTTGTTCATGCAAGATCTCACCTTTTTGACAGAACCTTGCAGGAAGACCTGTCTTCCAGATCTTGGCCTCCTGATTCTTCCTCCATGGGTGCACATGAACAGCAGTAAGCTGTAACGATTCTAAAGGTGGAATGTCGAAGGAAAGACCAAGAAGGATTCATCTCGGACAAGAAGAAGCATCACGAGATCCCAACTGCAGCAGATGGGGGGAGAACACGAAAGGAGCTGCGGAAGTGTAAGATCCGAGCATTACCTGAAGTTGCTTGGCGCGGACGTAAGGGCTGTTGCCGGGCGGGACCTTGTGGATCACATGGAACAGATCCTTCTTCTCGCCTCCTCCGCTCCTCTTCCAATTCCCTCCTTCCATCTCCCCCCTCTTCCCTCTGCTTTCAGACTCCATTCGGTGGCGGAGGCGGTGGTGTTGCGTGCCGAAACGAGGGAGCCGAGGGTAGAGGGGAGAGACGGCACGTACCTCGACGGGAAGGCGTCCAGATTCTGCGCCGCGAGCGGTGAAATCTCCTGTCGTGCCCACTCGGTGGTGCACTACGCCACGTGGCCGCTGATGTACCGACTGATGCCGCACTCTGTTTTCGCTTACCGGCTTATGACCTGTCGGTTTGGTGGGCCCCAAGCTTGCCTCCCAGGGTGGTGGGGTCCCCTCCGTTTTGATAACGGTACGGTATTTGGTTCCGTAATTATCttattttgtatttatatttCTTAATGTAAATATTACGAaaaattcattatttatttttaaaaaagtattatatataaatatatatatatatatatataattatcatttATAGGTACTAACTACTTTAAATATCTCATTTATCAAAAAATTGGCCAAGGTTTTCCTGCAATTTTCACTTCTAACTAATCCAAACATCTCTTTTATTGAGAAGTTGGTGAGGGTTTCCTTATAATTTTCACTTCTTTTATTACTTCCTTCCAACTTTAAATGGTGTCTAAGTGCCAAatagttgactttcattgacataAATGACAAAATGGCAAAGGAATAAATGCCTTTTTAAGGATTACTGATGCCAAATAGTTGTTACATGACTTAAGCGTATTGgtagaataaataaaaatatatatataattcaaatcatatttttataaataaaaaaaatagaaagaacagataaaataataataatttaaagataataaataaaaattaatcctTTTTATAGACCTCCGTATGTCTGGATGAGTCATTCCATCAGAGAGTCTCACATCATTTAcacaaagatataaaaaaatttaatcgaATTGATTCATCTTCTCAAGATGAATTATAATGTGCTAATCATTTTTTATagactaaaatataaaataaaaataaaaatttataatcatatcaaattaaatatatgacttgatttaaaaaataatataattttcatcATCTTAGAAATAAAAttgatttctttaatttttttatatatgttagCATGTGCTGACTTATTAGAAACAATCTACAATATAATCAAATCTATTTCCTCTTGGAAGATATAGGAAGTTAATGACTCATGCATTCCTCTATACATAAAAAAGGTGGAATGTAGCTATAAAAGGAATCTTGATGAGAAGATTTACAAGAGCCCATTGTTCCATCGACGAGCTTAGCAAATGGGTTCTATAAATATATACACATTGGGCAAGAAAGACATGGATATCATTAACTCGGTTAGCTTACAACCATGCTGTTCATCCATCCCCACATCAAAATGCACAGATCAGCAACTCACCATGCGAAGACAATATTATCAATTGGACAAAGGCTGGCTGAGCCTGGCAATTTCATGTCAGACACTGGGCTTTCGATCTTTTAGTTCTACGACAGATCAGCAGCTCACAGAGCTTCTCAGCCGGAGAACCACCATGCACAGCCAACAACAGGACCACAGATGGCTCTCAGCTCTTATCGAACACAGTGAGAGATGATGTCAGACACCTGCCTGCCTCGTCGACACTGTACCCAGTGTCACATACATCTTGATCTGAGGACTGGGAGGTTTGCGAGCCATGATCTGTTCACCTGCTGCCGTGGAAACCTGTAGGCCTTTGCTCAGGCAGATGTTTCTGTCATGCACTGCTCTCCTTCTCATGTTCCAGGGACCATGATGAACCGTGATAGCTACCCTTGCCTCCACAAGCTAATCCACCACCATTAGCATGGCTGTGGATTTCATCTATGCGTCGTGTCTCTGTCACCATCATTTTTCGGTCGCCAACTCGGACAGATCATGTCGTGATCTGAATTCGATCTTTACCTGCCTCACTGCTAGTCCTTTTGCCTCTTGTTTTGGGTTCTTGCGAATGTTCATATGCATCCCTCCATAGTGTGGAGGTGTCCAATTCTGAAATCTCATGCACATATTGGTCATGCACGATGCGAGTCCCTATCGGGTACGATTTCGACCAACCAAAGCAAAGGCTGATGACATGGCAGGTGGCCATTGATAGATCCATGGAGCCCCACGTGAGGTCTCATTGGGATCCACCACCGCAGGGCCCCGCCCGGTCGGCCCACGCCTTCCTGTTTCTCCACTCGGCAGACTcgcagcccgaagagatgagctcGAACCCAAAGCAACACCccccagagagagagagcttttggCCAGTCGGTATCCAAGCAAGTGAGCTAAAACCAGCTTGTTCTTCCTTTACGGTTCTATTTAATTAGCTCACGTTGAAGGTCCCGTAAAAGCACAGCAGAATCGCCTCCAACTCCAAAGAGCAGATAAAGAGAAGGTTCAAAAGAAGAAAGAGCAGCACAAGTATCCCCGTCCAGATATAAGAATTCCCTCAGTCATCCACCCAACCCACCCCCTTCTCTGCTCTGCTCTTCCGCCTCCTCGGCCGCCTGTTGTTCTGTGGAGAAGAAGGGGAGCGGAAGAGGATCAAGCGaagcaggaggaggaagaagaagaagaaagaggagggagAGGATGTGCAGTGGTAGGTCCATGAGGGCCTCGGTCGGCGGCCTTGCATGGCTGCTGTGTCTCGGGCTCTTCATCTCTGCGTGCGTAGTTGGTGGAGGGACAAATGCCACACCACCAGTGACTGTTCCAATTGTGGCTTCGTCGAGAGACAGGCCATTGGGAGACAGGAGCTTGGATCCTCTCCGTGCAAGCAAGAGAAGAGTGCCTAATGGCCCTGATCCCATTCACAACAGGTAAATTTCGATGGCAGCATTCATCATGCAATCTTCATTTCTTCATGCATACTGAATCTGTATCGAGTTATGCTTTTACTACGAAACAACTTTGTGTCTAAAATGCAAGAGTTGAGTCTTTCTATGATCGATGCACAACTGTAAGGTCATGCATGGAAggtctttcttttctctctctccctctctctctttctctttcttcaaTGCAAGAGTTTATTCTCTTTTCCCTTAGAAACTTGCATGCATTTAACACTTACAATGATGGTTGTATTTCTTTTTGAGACTCATGAGTACAAAACTGGCATGCTAATTAAGGAGATGCTGTGAGCCTTCATATCCGTAATTTACctgttcattcaagataaagaagGAAAACAGAGAAAAAAGGCTACATATTTCTTTCTTGACTTGTACTATTCAGATCCATTCTGCTTAATCATTTCAATACTGTTTAAATCCTAAGACAGAAACATCAAGCATAAACAGGGACTTGTAACTTCTTTGGAAAGAGTAAACAGACAAGCAGAAGCTGATCATCCTGTAGATGTAATGCAATAGTATCAATGAACATAAAGAAATAGTTATCTTACATTGTTACTTTTCCAGAGGCCAAATGGTCGATAGAGTCACCTGAAATCTTAG of the Musa acuminata AAA Group cultivar baxijiao chromosome BXJ3-2, Cavendish_Baxijiao_AAA, whole genome shotgun sequence genome contains:
- the LOC135630651 gene encoding protein SULFUR DEFICIENCY-INDUCED 1-like encodes the protein MESESRGKRGEMEGGNWKRSGGGEKKDLFHVIHKVPPGNSPYVRAKQLQLVEKDPEAAILWFWKAINGRDRVDSALKDMAVVMKQQDRAEEAVEAIRSFRHLCSKQAQESLDNLLIDLYKKCGMVEEQIELLKQKLRMIHMGEAFNGKATKTARSHGKKFQISIKRETARILGNLGWAYMQQNNYAAAEVVYRKAQMIEPDANKACNLGLCLMKQGRLDEARRALEDVTHGRFSAAGDGTSSKNKAEELLREIEVRPATSTSEVGLGIEDEIMERIELVLNEWVPSRSKRLPIFEEISAFRDRIAC
- the LOC135631171 gene encoding vesicle-associated membrane protein 721-like, producing MEQRSLIYSFVARGTAILAEYTEFTGNFTTIASQCLQKLPATNNKFTYNCDGHTFNYLVDDGFTYGVVAAESFGRQVPIAFLERVKEDFSKRYGGGKAATAAANSLTREFGSKLKEHMQYCVDHPEEISKLAKVQAQVSEVKGVMMENIEKVLDRGEKIELLVDKTENLHSQAQDFRQQGTKMRRKMWLQNMKIKLIVLGIIIALILIIILSVCHGFKC